The following proteins are encoded in a genomic region of Opitutaceae bacterium:
- the ligA gene encoding NAD-dependent DNA ligase LigA: MAAVCTVPDMEPLDAQSRVLQLRAEIARMDELYYRQARPAISDFEYDRLKRELLDLEQAHPELATPDSVSQAIGDDRSEGFEPYRHRERMMSLDNTYSVEELRAFDERLRSMLGRTVLDYVVEPKVDGLAISLTYEKGRFVRGATRGNGEQGDDVTANLLTIASLPKKLKESPGAPIPDSVEIRGEVYLTHAEFERINALRAEAGEPLYANPRNLAAGTLKQLDPREVASRNLQVVLYGVAAVEPASARPQTQEDCHRFVRAWGLPTVERYWRVTGPDEVWTAIEELDQMRAGFAYATDGAVVKLNSLALQREAGATSKAPRWAMAYKFAAETAETRLLAITIQVGRTGVLTPVAELEPVQLAGTTVARATLHNQDEIARKDIRVGDTVVVEKAGEIIPAVLRVVAERRTPQCVPFVFPNTCPDCGTPVVRTEGEVAVRCPNFECPVQVRRRVRHFASKQAVDIEGLGEAMVDTLVGKGWIRSVPDVYRLKRDELLSLGKSVAKSTDNLLAAIEASKTADLWRFIHGLGIPHVGVAAAKDLARHFGSLDSLRSARIEDFIAEKRSVIEGIGATMAEAIVEFFRDPRQTAVVDQLQALGVTPATPKKAAAATSTLLAGKTFVLTGTLPTLSREEATALIESHGGKVSGSVSKKTHYVLAGDEAGSKLEKAKSLGVPVLDEAEFRKLIGG, from the coding sequence ATGGCCGCAGTGTGTACGGTCCCGGACATGGAGCCTTTGGATGCCCAGTCTCGCGTCCTCCAACTGCGCGCTGAAATCGCGCGGATGGATGAATTGTATTACCGCCAAGCTCGTCCGGCCATCAGCGATTTCGAGTATGACCGGCTGAAGCGAGAGTTGCTCGACCTCGAGCAGGCACATCCCGAACTGGCTACGCCCGATTCCGTCTCCCAGGCGATCGGCGATGATCGCAGCGAAGGTTTTGAGCCTTATCGCCACCGGGAGCGGATGATGAGCCTCGACAACACGTATAGCGTGGAGGAGCTCCGCGCTTTCGACGAGCGTCTGCGAAGCATGCTGGGGCGCACCGTGTTGGACTATGTGGTGGAGCCGAAAGTGGACGGACTCGCAATCAGCCTCACCTATGAGAAAGGCCGGTTTGTCCGTGGGGCCACCCGTGGAAATGGGGAGCAGGGAGATGACGTCACTGCCAACCTTCTCACGATTGCCTCGCTTCCGAAGAAATTGAAAGAATCGCCCGGTGCTCCCATACCGGATAGTGTCGAGATCCGCGGCGAGGTGTATCTTACCCATGCCGAGTTTGAACGCATCAACGCCCTGCGTGCCGAGGCGGGAGAGCCGCTTTATGCCAATCCTCGCAATCTCGCAGCAGGCACCTTGAAGCAGCTCGATCCACGGGAGGTGGCCTCGCGAAACCTGCAGGTCGTCTTGTACGGTGTCGCTGCCGTCGAGCCTGCCTCTGCCCGCCCGCAGACCCAGGAGGATTGCCACCGCTTTGTGCGCGCCTGGGGCCTGCCCACGGTTGAGCGCTATTGGCGAGTGACAGGCCCGGACGAGGTTTGGACTGCTATCGAGGAACTTGACCAAATGCGTGCCGGATTTGCCTATGCGACCGACGGGGCCGTGGTGAAACTGAACTCATTGGCACTACAGCGCGAGGCGGGCGCGACCAGCAAGGCACCGCGCTGGGCGATGGCGTACAAATTCGCTGCCGAAACTGCGGAGACGCGGCTGCTTGCGATCACCATCCAGGTGGGAAGAACGGGGGTGCTGACGCCGGTGGCGGAACTCGAGCCGGTGCAACTCGCTGGAACGACCGTGGCGCGAGCGACCTTGCACAACCAGGATGAGATCGCCCGGAAGGATATCCGGGTGGGGGATACGGTTGTCGTGGAGAAGGCCGGCGAGATCATTCCGGCGGTGTTGCGGGTGGTCGCCGAGCGTCGGACCCCGCAATGCGTCCCGTTTGTGTTTCCAAACACCTGTCCGGATTGTGGCACGCCGGTCGTGCGAACGGAAGGCGAAGTGGCCGTGCGGTGTCCGAATTTCGAGTGCCCGGTGCAGGTCCGACGCCGGGTCAGGCATTTTGCGTCGAAGCAGGCTGTTGATATCGAAGGCCTCGGCGAGGCGATGGTCGACACCCTTGTAGGGAAAGGGTGGATACGAAGCGTACCCGATGTCTACCGGCTGAAGCGCGACGAATTGCTTTCGCTCGGAAAGAGCGTCGCCAAATCCACCGACAACCTGCTTGCCGCGATCGAGGCGAGCAAGACGGCGGACCTGTGGCGATTCATCCACGGCCTTGGCATTCCCCATGTCGGAGTCGCCGCAGCCAAGGATCTGGCGCGGCATTTCGGCTCGCTGGATTCGCTCCGCAGCGCGCGAATCGAGGATTTCATTGCGGAGAAACGCAGTGTCATCGAGGGGATCGGGGCGACCATGGCCGAGGCGATCGTAGAGTTCTTCCGCGATCCGCGCCAGACTGCGGTCGTCGACCAGCTGCAGGCGCTTGGGGTGACTCCGGCGACCCCAAAGAAGGCGGCGGCAGCGACCTCGACGCTTCTGGCAGGGAAGACGTTTGTGCTTACGGGCACCCTGCCAACACTTTCGCGCGAAGAGGCGACTGCGCTGATCGAGTCTCACGGCGGCAAGGTCAGTGGCAGTGTCTCAAAGAAGACCCATTACGTCCTCGCCGGGGACGAAGCCGGCTCAAAACTTGAGAAGGCGAAAAGTCTCGGGGTGCCTGTCCTCGATGAAGCGGAATTTAGGAAGTTAATTGGGGGGTAG
- a CDS encoding ferredoxin, with translation MANKADKWDHNVSGKFYVDQQCIDCDLCRETAPNFFTRHDEGGYSFVHKQPATEEEISLCMEALEGCPVEAIGNDGDE, from the coding sequence ATGGCAAACAAAGCAGACAAGTGGGACCATAACGTGTCCGGCAAGTTTTACGTCGACCAGCAGTGCATCGATTGCGATCTCTGCCGCGAGACCGCGCCTAATTTCTTCACACGGCACGATGAGGGAGGCTATTCCTTCGTTCACAAACAGCCCGCCACTGAGGAAGAGATCTCGCTTTGCATGGAAGCCCTCGAAGGCTGCCCAGTCGAAGCCATCGGCAACGACGGCGACGAATAA
- the prfA gene encoding peptide chain release factor 1, with amino-acid sequence MRKSPAYNHALTVFAPMEQLPDISPFKHRLDELDARMASPAFYQNPRQAAEVTREQQKLSQLVADHRTYEKTLREISEAQALVKDPKADNDLKELAELELPDLQSRVAQLHETILRAMIPPDPSDSRNTVMEIRAGTGGDEASLFAAELFRLYTRYCEGRGWRIQLMSTSPSDRGGMKEVIFLVTGEDVYKQLKFESGVHRVQRVPVTEANGRIHTSTVTVAVLPEAEEVDVQIDPQDLEITVSRASGPGGQGVNTTDSAVQILHKPTGLIVQCADERSQIKNKARAMTVLRSRLLKLKEDEERAKYAAHRKSQIGTGDRSERIRTYNFPQNRLTDHRIGLTLYNLPQVMEGRIDEIVEALQKADFEERFAALTGQAFKRTVIANDED; translated from the coding sequence ATGCGCAAATCGCCCGCCTATAATCACGCCCTTACCGTCTTCGCACCCATGGAACAGCTTCCGGATATTTCACCGTTCAAACACCGGCTCGATGAACTCGACGCACGCATGGCCTCACCGGCATTTTACCAAAACCCGCGCCAGGCGGCGGAGGTGACCCGGGAGCAGCAGAAGCTCTCCCAATTGGTGGCGGACCACCGCACGTATGAGAAGACGCTACGCGAGATCTCGGAAGCCCAGGCGCTGGTGAAGGACCCAAAGGCGGACAACGACCTCAAGGAGCTTGCCGAGCTGGAGCTCCCCGATCTGCAGTCACGGGTGGCACAGCTGCACGAAACCATCCTCCGCGCGATGATTCCACCCGACCCGAGCGATTCGCGCAACACGGTCATGGAAATCCGAGCTGGCACCGGGGGAGACGAGGCGAGCCTCTTTGCGGCCGAGCTTTTCCGCCTTTATACGCGGTATTGCGAAGGCCGTGGCTGGCGTATCCAGTTGATGAGTACAAGCCCCTCTGACCGTGGCGGGATGAAGGAAGTGATTTTTCTGGTGACCGGCGAGGACGTCTATAAGCAGCTGAAATTTGAAAGTGGCGTGCATCGGGTGCAGCGTGTGCCCGTGACCGAAGCGAATGGGCGCATCCATACATCAACGGTGACTGTCGCCGTCCTGCCCGAGGCCGAGGAAGTGGACGTCCAGATCGATCCCCAGGACCTCGAGATCACCGTGAGCCGGGCAAGCGGACCCGGTGGACAAGGCGTCAATACCACGGACTCCGCGGTGCAGATCCTGCACAAACCCACGGGATTGATCGTGCAGTGCGCCGACGAGCGCTCGCAGATCAAGAACAAGGCCCGTGCAATGACGGTGTTGCGTTCGCGCCTGCTGAAGCTGAAGGAGGATGAGGAGCGCGCCAAGTATGCCGCGCATCGCAAAAGCCAGATCGGCACGGGCGACCGCAGTGAGCGCATTCGCACCTACAACTTCCCCCAGAATCGGCTGACGGACCACCGAATCGGCCTCACGCTCTACAACCTGCCCCAGGTGATGGAGGGTCGCATCGACGAAATTGTCGAGGCCCTGCAAAAGGCGGACTTTGAAGAACGGTTTGCCGCGCTTACCGGCCAGGCGTTCAAGAGGACAGTGATCGCCAACGACGAGGACTGA
- a CDS encoding VOC family protein, whose product MIKIKEIAYTGYPVTDIARAQKFYEGVLGLKPSCRFGEGDQAWIEYDIGAGTLAISNMGGDKWLPHPQGPSVALEVESFAEALAEIRASGAKVYLEPMESPVCSFAVVADPDGNSVMIHQRKG is encoded by the coding sequence ATGATCAAAATAAAAGAAATCGCATACACCGGCTATCCGGTCACCGACATCGCACGCGCCCAGAAGTTTTACGAGGGGGTGCTTGGCTTGAAGCCGTCCTGCCGCTTCGGAGAGGGCGATCAGGCGTGGATCGAGTATGACATTGGCGCAGGAACACTTGCCATCAGCAATATGGGCGGCGACAAGTGGCTGCCTCACCCCCAAGGGCCAAGCGTCGCCTTGGAAGTGGAGAGTTTCGCGGAGGCTCTGGCGGAAATCCGCGCTTCGGGTGCGAAAGTGTACCTTGAACCCATGGAAAGCCCGGTTTGCTCGTTTGCGGTCGTCGCCGATCCCGACGGTAACAGCGTGATGATCCATCAACGCAAGGGTTGA
- a CDS encoding carboxy terminal-processing peptidase, with protein sequence MMRAIRSVAADLPRTQRASFAHPMMSHLRLLLCALILGLACGRIDAQAPTPTPTPLPTPALGEKKFAPPALFEHEVVSFINLLERYHYNRDNVRPAEFGQLVNDYMAEFDGQRLFFLQSDLDEFSKRYPPNWLYNNIASLGRIEPAFTIYSRFQQRAASRIEWLLTELKKPVVSEPTPTPTTEQALDLTVEGSYTVDRTKAPWPGTEAEADQLWQARLKYDLVQEILNKKTPQQARDDLAKRYERMLKNLGETESIELAEIFLSTIARLYDPHSVYFSPDTFEDFSIQMRLSLVGIGAVLGIEDDLCVVRELVAGGPADLSKQIMPNDRILAVAQGDGEAVDIVGMKLRKIVEMIRGNKGTKVKLLVQSGKDATKRKEIEIVRDVVNLNSARARGAIYEVPNPDGKSMRSIGVITLPTFYSPDSSADGADKNSASGDVARLIEQMKQAGIQGLVLDLRQNGGGFLHEAIDLVGLFIRKGPVVQVRNYYGNVDVDSDENDSVAYDGPLAVLVSRFSASASEIAAGALQNYGRAIVIGDSSTHGKGSVQQVVPMREANSPYARLSGKAGAVKFTIQKFYLPDGHSTQLKGVVPDIVLPSIDDFLPIGERDLPHALIWDEIESSKFDGRPIDGKLASSLRTLSQERQKQLPEFSYLQKSIDWYKTKQDQKTLSTNLIERRRQKEEDSAFRKQMTETRHALAAGNFPSKEFLLGPKNQANVKAAPEDGEDEEETEDESKRIDVHLREALRVVNDAVSLGDDHPSPAKPLTLAASEQATTKKVQ encoded by the coding sequence ATGATGCGCGCGATTCGCTCAGTCGCCGCTGATCTCCCACGCACCCAGCGTGCGTCCTTTGCCCACCCAATGATGTCTCATTTGCGACTCCTTCTGTGCGCCCTAATCCTCGGCCTCGCCTGCGGCCGCATTGACGCGCAAGCTCCCACGCCCACCCCGACGCCTCTTCCCACGCCGGCGCTTGGCGAGAAGAAATTCGCCCCTCCAGCGCTGTTCGAGCATGAGGTGGTCAGCTTCATCAACCTCCTGGAGCGCTACCACTATAACCGGGACAACGTCCGACCGGCGGAATTTGGCCAGTTGGTCAACGACTACATGGCGGAGTTCGATGGCCAGCGCCTCTTCTTCCTCCAGTCAGACCTGGATGAGTTTTCCAAGCGGTATCCCCCAAACTGGCTCTATAACAACATTGCGTCTCTCGGGCGCATCGAGCCCGCGTTCACCATTTACAGCCGGTTTCAGCAACGCGCAGCAAGTCGCATCGAGTGGCTTCTCACAGAACTGAAGAAGCCGGTCGTCTCCGAGCCCACTCCCACTCCTACAACGGAGCAGGCGCTGGACCTCACAGTCGAGGGAAGCTATACGGTCGACCGCACCAAGGCGCCATGGCCTGGCACCGAGGCGGAGGCCGACCAACTGTGGCAAGCGCGACTCAAATACGACCTCGTCCAGGAGATCCTCAACAAGAAGACGCCGCAACAGGCGCGTGATGACCTGGCGAAGCGCTACGAGCGCATGCTGAAGAACCTCGGCGAAACCGAAAGCATCGAACTCGCCGAGATCTTCCTCTCCACCATCGCACGCCTCTACGACCCACACTCCGTCTATTTCTCGCCCGATACCTTCGAGGACTTCAGCATCCAGATGCGCCTCTCCCTGGTCGGCATCGGGGCGGTGCTCGGCATCGAGGATGACCTCTGCGTGGTCCGCGAACTCGTCGCAGGCGGCCCCGCCGACCTGAGCAAGCAAATCATGCCAAACGACCGGATCCTCGCGGTCGCCCAAGGTGACGGCGAAGCGGTGGATATTGTCGGAATGAAGCTGCGCAAAATCGTGGAGATGATTCGCGGCAACAAGGGCACCAAGGTGAAGCTGCTTGTGCAATCGGGCAAGGACGCCACCAAGCGCAAGGAGATCGAGATTGTTCGCGATGTCGTGAATCTAAATTCCGCCCGGGCCAGGGGCGCCATCTATGAGGTGCCAAATCCCGACGGCAAGTCGATGCGCTCGATCGGCGTGATCACACTCCCCACCTTCTACAGCCCCGACTCTTCCGCGGATGGCGCCGACAAGAACAGTGCAAGCGGCGATGTTGCGCGCCTCATCGAGCAAATGAAACAAGCGGGGATCCAGGGCCTCGTGCTCGACCTCCGCCAAAATGGCGGCGGTTTTCTCCACGAGGCGATCGACCTGGTCGGCCTGTTCATCCGAAAAGGACCGGTGGTGCAGGTCCGCAACTATTACGGCAACGTGGATGTCGACAGCGATGAAAACGACTCCGTCGCCTATGACGGCCCGCTGGCTGTGCTCGTGTCGCGCTTCAGCGCCTCGGCGTCCGAGATCGCAGCAGGCGCGCTCCAAAACTACGGCCGCGCAATCGTGATCGGCGACAGCTCCACCCACGGCAAGGGCAGCGTGCAGCAGGTTGTTCCCATGCGGGAAGCCAACTCACCCTACGCGCGTCTCTCCGGAAAAGCCGGAGCGGTGAAATTCACGATTCAAAAATTCTACCTGCCTGACGGCCATAGCACCCAGTTGAAGGGTGTCGTACCCGACATCGTCCTCCCGTCGATCGATGATTTCCTGCCCATCGGCGAACGCGACCTGCCGCACGCCCTGATTTGGGACGAGATTGAAAGCAGCAAGTTCGACGGGCGTCCCATCGACGGCAAACTCGCATCGAGCCTGCGGACACTCAGCCAGGAACGCCAAAAGCAGCTTCCGGAATTCTCCTACCTCCAGAAGAGCATTGATTGGTACAAGACAAAGCAGGACCAAAAGACCTTGTCCACCAACCTCATCGAACGACGCCGCCAGAAGGAGGAAGACTCCGCCTTCCGCAAGCAGATGACGGAAACCCGGCATGCCCTTGCCGCGGGCAACTTCCCGTCCAAGGAGTTTCTGCTCGGCCCCAAGAACCAGGCAAACGTGAAGGCCGCGCCCGAAGATGGCGAGGACGAGGAGGAGACGGAGGATGAGAGCAAGCGAATCGATGTGCACCTCCGCGAGGCGCTGCGCGTGGTAAATGACGCCGTGTCACTAGGCGACGACCATCCCTCCCCGGCCAAACCCCTCACGCTCGCGGCAAGCGAACAGGCTACGACCAAGAAGGTCCAGTAA
- a CDS encoding rhomboid family intramembrane serine protease: MLSDRSYMRDDYEASRTSVLVWLVCALVAGFLLHVLFDRALNTTAFASLTELSSRGLREWKVWTLLTHPFVDNGIFSVLFNCLSIYFLGRELLPLVGEKRFLGLIAACAIFAGLSWFAVNHDRAGVLNGATSISCGLLILYACINPNREITLLLFFILPVTVKPKYLGWIVGGIALLGMVAGEIPGGSYATGIPHSAHVGGIIAALLYFLLVHQREWLNADSRPSIQLPAWFQKKKSSAQTTTPNYKVNLTNRADLRAEVDRILDKINSEGFGALTAEEKKILDDARDSLSRR; the protein is encoded by the coding sequence ATGCTCTCCGACCGCTCGTACATGCGCGATGACTATGAGGCCAGTCGTACCTCCGTTCTGGTATGGCTCGTATGCGCGCTCGTCGCCGGTTTTCTCCTGCATGTCCTTTTCGACCGGGCTCTTAACACGACGGCGTTCGCCTCGTTGACAGAGCTGAGTAGCCGCGGCCTTCGCGAGTGGAAGGTGTGGACCCTGCTGACCCACCCGTTCGTCGACAACGGGATTTTCTCGGTGCTCTTCAACTGCCTGAGCATCTACTTCCTCGGCCGGGAACTCCTACCCCTGGTAGGGGAAAAGCGTTTTCTCGGTCTAATTGCTGCGTGCGCGATTTTCGCAGGCCTCTCCTGGTTCGCCGTGAACCACGATCGAGCCGGCGTTCTCAACGGTGCGACCTCCATCAGTTGCGGGCTGCTCATCCTCTATGCCTGCATCAACCCCAACCGCGAAATCACGCTGCTGCTCTTCTTCATCCTTCCGGTGACGGTAAAACCGAAATATCTCGGTTGGATCGTCGGGGGCATCGCCTTGCTTGGCATGGTTGCCGGGGAGATCCCGGGCGGCTCCTATGCGACAGGGATCCCTCACTCCGCGCATGTCGGTGGCATCATTGCAGCCCTGCTTTACTTCCTCCTGGTTCACCAGCGTGAATGGCTGAACGCCGACAGTCGGCCCTCGATTCAACTGCCAGCGTGGTTCCAAAAGAAAAAATCTTCGGCCCAGACGACCACTCCAAACTACAAGGTCAATCTCACCAATCGCGCTGACCTGCGCGCCGAGGTCGACCGCATCCTCGACAAGATCAATAGCGAGGGCTTCGGCGCCCTCACTGCCGAGGAAAAGAAAATCCTGGATGATGCGCGCGATTCGCTCAGTCGCCGCTGA
- a CDS encoding HAD family hydrolase, with the protein MATTLFTQNIIACIWDFDKTLIPEYMQSPLFRRYGINEANFWAETNSLMEHYRRRGYTLSGEIAYLNHLLTYVLHGDMPKLSNAVLRQCGNDIKFYPGLPEFFAQARAFTEEREAYRKHGIKLEHYIVSTGLAEMIRGSAIAAHVDGIWGCEFIENPLQPGFTKQKELEISAEATIAQIGMVIDNTTKTRALFEINKGTNKDSAIDVNANITPEDRRIPFQNMIYIADGPSDVPSFSVVKKGGGKAYAVYNPTRADEFAQNDRLRQVGRIDHYGPADYTLASSTAQWLRLHIQAMCDRIVADREAAVASRVSRPPRHLNPSMEELQIRTMKGRESGQGALNLG; encoded by the coding sequence ATGGCTACCACGCTTTTCACGCAGAACATCATCGCCTGTATTTGGGATTTCGACAAGACCCTAATCCCCGAATACATGCAATCGCCGCTGTTTCGGCGCTACGGCATCAACGAGGCAAATTTTTGGGCCGAGACGAACAGCCTGATGGAGCATTACCGCCGCAGGGGCTACACGCTCTCGGGGGAGATCGCCTACCTGAACCACCTGCTCACGTACGTGCTCCATGGCGACATGCCAAAGTTGAGCAATGCCGTGCTGCGACAGTGCGGAAACGACATCAAGTTTTACCCTGGGCTTCCGGAATTCTTTGCCCAGGCACGCGCCTTCACCGAAGAACGCGAGGCGTACCGCAAACACGGGATCAAGCTCGAACACTACATCGTCAGCACGGGTCTCGCTGAAATGATCCGCGGCTCTGCGATTGCGGCCCATGTCGACGGCATCTGGGGTTGCGAGTTTATCGAGAACCCCCTCCAGCCCGGTTTCACGAAACAGAAGGAACTTGAGATCTCCGCAGAAGCCACGATCGCGCAGATCGGGATGGTGATCGATAATACCACCAAGACACGCGCGCTCTTCGAGATCAACAAGGGCACGAACAAGGATTCAGCTATCGACGTTAACGCAAATATCACCCCGGAGGACAGGCGGATCCCGTTCCAGAACATGATCTACATCGCGGACGGCCCCAGTGACGTCCCGAGCTTTTCAGTGGTGAAGAAGGGTGGAGGCAAGGCGTACGCCGTTTACAACCCCACACGCGCCGACGAGTTCGCGCAGAATGATCGCCTCCGGCAAGTGGGACGAATCGACCACTACGGTCCTGCCGACTACACCCTCGCCAGCAGCACGGCCCAATGGCTCCGGCTGCATATCCAGGCGATGTGCGACCGCATCGTGGCTGACCGCGAGGCGGCAGTTGCCTCTCGAGTCTCACGCCCGCCCAGGCACCTCAACCCAAGCATGGAAGAGCTGCAGATCCGCACCATGAAGGGCCGGGAATCGGGACAGGGCGCGCTTAATCTTGGATAG
- a CDS encoding YafY family protein, with protein sequence MNRTDRLVAMVLYLQGRRVVRAEDLARHFEITVRTVYRDIAALSEGGVPVVGEAGIGYSLVKGYHLPPVMLTGDEAASLFLAAELASRVGDASMEAPAKSALLKLRSVLPRERQEDLGRLARVMCVPDRSREGNATKSAWLMPLQKAATQRRTVEIAYQGARDGAPVKRVIEPLGVTLLHSVWYLVAWCRLRSDFRSFRLDRVKTLKILPETFPERPDFNIQEFIDRLPDEETRVEVKIFFSSRVAARARIEAGRGAEIKEDHEGGIHVALKTYELEWVARWILNYGGEAAAVSPRDLVEIVEELATAVLARSKQINRPANRS encoded by the coding sequence ATGAACCGCACCGACCGCCTTGTCGCCATGGTCCTCTACCTGCAGGGGAGGCGTGTGGTCCGGGCTGAGGATCTGGCTCGCCACTTCGAGATCACGGTGCGCACGGTCTACCGCGACATTGCAGCGCTCTCCGAAGGCGGGGTGCCCGTGGTGGGAGAGGCCGGAATCGGCTACTCCCTTGTGAAAGGTTACCACCTGCCGCCGGTGATGCTCACCGGCGACGAGGCGGCGTCCCTGTTTCTCGCAGCGGAGCTCGCCTCACGAGTGGGCGACGCGTCGATGGAAGCACCCGCCAAATCCGCCCTTTTAAAGCTGCGCAGCGTGCTGCCGAGAGAGCGTCAGGAGGACCTCGGCCGCCTTGCCCGCGTGATGTGCGTTCCAGATCGTTCCCGGGAGGGAAACGCAACAAAGTCGGCCTGGCTTATGCCGCTTCAAAAGGCGGCGACGCAGCGGAGAACGGTCGAGATTGCGTACCAGGGCGCCCGGGATGGTGCTCCCGTCAAACGGGTGATTGAACCGCTGGGGGTGACGCTTCTGCATTCCGTCTGGTATCTGGTGGCCTGGTGCAGGCTGCGTTCAGATTTTCGGTCCTTCCGCCTGGACCGGGTCAAGACATTGAAGATTCTCCCGGAGACATTTCCGGAGCGCCCGGATTTCAACATCCAAGAGTTTATCGATCGCCTTCCAGATGAAGAAACGCGAGTTGAGGTGAAGATCTTCTTCTCCAGTCGTGTGGCTGCACGGGCTCGGATTGAGGCAGGTAGGGGAGCGGAGATTAAGGAAGATCACGAAGGAGGAATTCACGTTGCGTTGAAGACCTACGAATTGGAATGGGTGGCTCGTTGGATCCTCAACTACGGTGGCGAGGCTGCGGCAGTCTCGCCACGGGACCTTGTTGAAATCGTGGAGGAGTTGGCGACTGCGGTGCTCGCGCGCTCGAAACAAATTAATCGCCCGGCCAATCGCTCCTGA
- the prmC gene encoding peptide chain release factor N(5)-glutamine methyltransferase yields the protein MLALLEIIKKTTDYLASKGIESPRLNAELLISHALGLKRMQLYVQFERLLTEPELAAIRPLVKRRSAREPLQYIVGETEWCGLRLKVDRRALIPRPETEYLFELVQERVASPPAAVLDLGTGTGALALAAATCWPDARVTAVDLHEEALSLARENTERLHLGERVRLVRSHWCESLPAGETFDLILSNPPYLTSGELDEAEPEVKDHEPRSALVAEEEGRADLALLLAQCRQRIAPDGLLALETGIAHHAWLQEQARMFGWGATESARDLTGRDRFVFARP from the coding sequence ATGCTCGCACTGCTTGAGATCATCAAGAAGACGACGGACTACCTCGCTTCCAAGGGGATCGAGTCACCGCGGCTGAACGCGGAGCTCCTCATCAGCCACGCGCTTGGATTGAAGCGAATGCAGCTGTACGTGCAATTCGAGCGCCTTCTGACGGAGCCCGAGTTGGCCGCCATTCGTCCCCTGGTGAAGCGCCGCTCGGCGCGTGAACCGCTGCAGTACATTGTCGGCGAGACGGAGTGGTGTGGCTTGCGGTTGAAAGTGGATCGCCGCGCGCTCATTCCAAGGCCGGAGACCGAGTACCTTTTCGAATTGGTGCAGGAGCGTGTGGCGTCACCGCCCGCAGCCGTTTTGGACCTTGGCACTGGAACCGGTGCCCTCGCACTTGCGGCTGCCACATGCTGGCCCGACGCCAGAGTGACGGCTGTGGACCTCCACGAGGAAGCGCTTTCCCTTGCCAGGGAAAACACGGAGCGCCTGCATCTCGGCGAGCGCGTGAGGCTCGTGCGCTCCCACTGGTGCGAGAGTCTGCCTGCAGGGGAAACATTTGATCTGATCCTGTCCAACCCACCGTACCTCACGAGCGGCGAACTGGATGAGGCCGAACCGGAGGTGAAAGATCACGAGCCAAGATCCGCGCTCGTGGCCGAAGAGGAGGGCAGGGCCGACCTTGCACTTCTGCTCGCACAATGCCGCCAACGCATTGCCCCCGACGGGCTTCTCGCACTGGAAACCGGGATCGCGCACCACGCCTGGTTGCAGGAGCAGGCGCGCATGTTTGGTTGGGGCGCGACCGAATCGGCGCGCGACCTTACCGGTCGCGACAGATTCGTTTTTGCGCGGCCTTAG